A DNA window from Mastacembelus armatus chromosome 11, fMasArm1.2, whole genome shotgun sequence contains the following coding sequences:
- the LOC113126746 gene encoding zinc finger and BTB domain-containing protein 12 isoform X1, which yields MKDKMEMLCFSLPGHGDTTLKHMNSLRSRQHFCDITIVASNNQTFRGHKVVLAACSPFLRDQFLLNPSSRLQVSMLYSSTVVCDLLQSCYTGVLRFNPEEIVNYLTTASYLQMEHIVERCRGALKKYVQLKSPSPPKMTAEESQSRPVIISGSVRSVASPATVRQAPLHPLSPAVRSVEENSGDVSAQGSSQHHTDTPMVEEPCIKVNASDEEEEVRQEDYDVLRVYISEEEQKHRDRGDEDRGAPLDACYPETEDIVIGGDGSEYDLNQTAEEDLNAGELAVEGICALRRRLPDPKIGRGRGRGRGRGRGFKRKRWVSSQEKKTLGITQDLWYLATTGLGGGIGLDYSQEGLKTGSYVSVDLPRLELSVGDTRGEKVSPMAAKSLSQYSLEESSCDAGEGSSGLTAVATNEGGDESVAVVGSTSSVAGPVICEHCGMTFPSAHSLAIHSRSTHLLYACPCCGKHFHHSANLTRHMAVHRGAGKTHQCPLCYKTFTQKSTLIDHMNLHSGERPHRCAYCHARFAHKPALRRHLKEQHGKTTGQNSLHEQEEIERARGAAGRIREEEQECLVTEHVS from the exons ATGAAAG ACAAGATGGAgatgctgtgtttcagtttaccGGGTCATGGGGACACAACCCTAAAGCACATGAATTCACTGAGGTCTCGCCAGCATTTCTGTGATATCACCATTGTGGCCAGCAACAACCAGACATTCAGAGGACATAAAGTGGTGTTGGCTGCCTGCTCGCCCTTCCTGAGGGACCAGTTCCTTCTCAACCCGTCCTCCAGGCTTCAG GTGTCGATGCTGTACAGCTCCACAGTGGTGTGCGATCTGCTTCAGTCCTGCTACACTGGTGTGCTCCGGTTTAACCCAGAGGAGATTGTCAACTACCTGACCACTGCCAGCTACTTGCAGATGGAGCACATTGTGGAGCGCTGTCGAGGGGCTCTGAAGAAGTATGTGCAGCTAAAGAGCCCCAGTCCACCAAAG ATGACTGCTGAGGAGAGCCAATCTCGACCAGTGATCATCAGTGGCAGCGTGCGTTCTGTTGCATCTCCTGCTACTGTCCGACAGGCTCCTCTGCATCCACTCAGTCCAGCAGTACGCTCAGTGGAGGAGAACAGTGGTGATGTGTCGGCTCAGGGCAGCAGTCAGCACCATACTGACACTCCCATGGTGGAGGAGCCATGTATTAAG GTTAATGCATCAGACGAGGAGGAAGAGGTCAGACAGGAAGACTATGATGTGCTCAGAGTGTACATCTCTGAAGAGGAACAGAAGCACAGAGACAGGGGGGATGAGGATAGAGGAGCTCCGCTTGATGCTTGTTACCCAGAGACAGAAGATATTGTGATCGGAGGAGATGGCAGTGAATATGACTTaaatcaaacagcagaagaagatcTCAACGCTGGTGAACTTGCAGTGGAGGGGATCTGCGCTCTCCGACGCAGGCTGCCTGACCCTAAAATTGGCCGGGGgcgagggagagggagaggcagggGCAGAGGTTTTAAAAGGAAAAGGTGGGTGTCATCTCAGGAGAAAAAAACTTTAGGCATAACGCAGGATTTGTGGTATTTGGCAACTACTGGATTGGGAGGAGGTATCGGGCTGGACTATAGCCAAGAGGGGCTTAAAACAGGAAGTTACGTCTCAGTCGATCTACCACGGTTAGAACTGAGTGTAGGAGATACCCGGGGAGAAAAGGTCTCACCGATGGCTGCCAAAAGTTTGAGCCAGTATTCCTTGGAAGAGTCTAGTTGTGATGCCGGTGAGGGGAGTTCAGGTTTGACAGCTGTTGCCACAAATGAGGGAGGGGATGAGTCTGTTGCTGTGGTAGGGTCTACCTCGAGTGTAGCGGGGCCTGTAATTTGTGAGCACTGTGGCATGACCTTCCCTTCAGCCCACTCTCTAGCCATCCACTCCCGCTCCACTCACCTGCTCTATGCCTGCCCCTGCTGTGGCAAACATTTCCACCACTCCGCAAACCTCACTAGACACATGGCCGTACACCGAGGGGCTGGAAAAACCCACCAGTGCCCCCTGTGCTACAAGACTTTCACACAAAAATCCACACTGATAGACCACATGAACCTCCACAGTGGCGAGCGCCCACACCGCTGTGCCTATTGCCACGCCCGGTTTGCCCACAAGCCTGCCTTACGACGCCATCTGAAGGAGCAGCATGGTAAAACCACGGGGCAGAACTCCCTACATGAGCAGGAGGAGATTGAGAGAGCCAGAGGAGCAGCTGGAAGAATACGAGAGGAAGAGCAAGAGTGCCTGGTTACTGAACATGTGTCATAG
- the LOC113126746 gene encoding zinc finger and BTB domain-containing protein 12 isoform X2 — MEMLCFSLPGHGDTTLKHMNSLRSRQHFCDITIVASNNQTFRGHKVVLAACSPFLRDQFLLNPSSRLQVSMLYSSTVVCDLLQSCYTGVLRFNPEEIVNYLTTASYLQMEHIVERCRGALKKYVQLKSPSPPKMTAEESQSRPVIISGSVRSVASPATVRQAPLHPLSPAVRSVEENSGDVSAQGSSQHHTDTPMVEEPCIKVNASDEEEEVRQEDYDVLRVYISEEEQKHRDRGDEDRGAPLDACYPETEDIVIGGDGSEYDLNQTAEEDLNAGELAVEGICALRRRLPDPKIGRGRGRGRGRGRGFKRKRWVSSQEKKTLGITQDLWYLATTGLGGGIGLDYSQEGLKTGSYVSVDLPRLELSVGDTRGEKVSPMAAKSLSQYSLEESSCDAGEGSSGLTAVATNEGGDESVAVVGSTSSVAGPVICEHCGMTFPSAHSLAIHSRSTHLLYACPCCGKHFHHSANLTRHMAVHRGAGKTHQCPLCYKTFTQKSTLIDHMNLHSGERPHRCAYCHARFAHKPALRRHLKEQHGKTTGQNSLHEQEEIERARGAAGRIREEEQECLVTEHVS; from the exons ATGGAgatgctgtgtttcagtttaccGGGTCATGGGGACACAACCCTAAAGCACATGAATTCACTGAGGTCTCGCCAGCATTTCTGTGATATCACCATTGTGGCCAGCAACAACCAGACATTCAGAGGACATAAAGTGGTGTTGGCTGCCTGCTCGCCCTTCCTGAGGGACCAGTTCCTTCTCAACCCGTCCTCCAGGCTTCAG GTGTCGATGCTGTACAGCTCCACAGTGGTGTGCGATCTGCTTCAGTCCTGCTACACTGGTGTGCTCCGGTTTAACCCAGAGGAGATTGTCAACTACCTGACCACTGCCAGCTACTTGCAGATGGAGCACATTGTGGAGCGCTGTCGAGGGGCTCTGAAGAAGTATGTGCAGCTAAAGAGCCCCAGTCCACCAAAG ATGACTGCTGAGGAGAGCCAATCTCGACCAGTGATCATCAGTGGCAGCGTGCGTTCTGTTGCATCTCCTGCTACTGTCCGACAGGCTCCTCTGCATCCACTCAGTCCAGCAGTACGCTCAGTGGAGGAGAACAGTGGTGATGTGTCGGCTCAGGGCAGCAGTCAGCACCATACTGACACTCCCATGGTGGAGGAGCCATGTATTAAG GTTAATGCATCAGACGAGGAGGAAGAGGTCAGACAGGAAGACTATGATGTGCTCAGAGTGTACATCTCTGAAGAGGAACAGAAGCACAGAGACAGGGGGGATGAGGATAGAGGAGCTCCGCTTGATGCTTGTTACCCAGAGACAGAAGATATTGTGATCGGAGGAGATGGCAGTGAATATGACTTaaatcaaacagcagaagaagatcTCAACGCTGGTGAACTTGCAGTGGAGGGGATCTGCGCTCTCCGACGCAGGCTGCCTGACCCTAAAATTGGCCGGGGgcgagggagagggagaggcagggGCAGAGGTTTTAAAAGGAAAAGGTGGGTGTCATCTCAGGAGAAAAAAACTTTAGGCATAACGCAGGATTTGTGGTATTTGGCAACTACTGGATTGGGAGGAGGTATCGGGCTGGACTATAGCCAAGAGGGGCTTAAAACAGGAAGTTACGTCTCAGTCGATCTACCACGGTTAGAACTGAGTGTAGGAGATACCCGGGGAGAAAAGGTCTCACCGATGGCTGCCAAAAGTTTGAGCCAGTATTCCTTGGAAGAGTCTAGTTGTGATGCCGGTGAGGGGAGTTCAGGTTTGACAGCTGTTGCCACAAATGAGGGAGGGGATGAGTCTGTTGCTGTGGTAGGGTCTACCTCGAGTGTAGCGGGGCCTGTAATTTGTGAGCACTGTGGCATGACCTTCCCTTCAGCCCACTCTCTAGCCATCCACTCCCGCTCCACTCACCTGCTCTATGCCTGCCCCTGCTGTGGCAAACATTTCCACCACTCCGCAAACCTCACTAGACACATGGCCGTACACCGAGGGGCTGGAAAAACCCACCAGTGCCCCCTGTGCTACAAGACTTTCACACAAAAATCCACACTGATAGACCACATGAACCTCCACAGTGGCGAGCGCCCACACCGCTGTGCCTATTGCCACGCCCGGTTTGCCCACAAGCCTGCCTTACGACGCCATCTGAAGGAGCAGCATGGTAAAACCACGGGGCAGAACTCCCTACATGAGCAGGAGGAGATTGAGAGAGCCAGAGGAGCAGCTGGAAGAATACGAGAGGAAGAGCAAGAGTGCCTGGTTACTGAACATGTGTCATAG